The sequence TTTTGTTAATGCTACAATAAAACTTCCGTCATCTAAAAGTATAAGTAATAGAGTGCTTATACTAAATGCTATGTGCGATATGCCTCTCCCTATAGAAAATCTTTCGGATAGTGATGACACTGTAGTTTTATTTAATTCGCTAAACTCCGATAGTAACTGTTTTGATATAGGAGCTGCAGGAACTTCTATGAGATTTCTTACTGCTTACTTATCTCTAAAGCAAGGCGAATTTAATATTACTGGAACTGAAAGAATGAAACATAGACCAATAAAAGTGTTGGTTGATGCTCTTCGTACTTTGGGTGCCGATGTAGATTACGTAGAGAATGAGGGTTTCCCTCCTTTGCGCATACACGGACATTCGCTTTGTGGTGGAAAAGTTTCCCTAAATGGAGGTGTTAGCTCTCAATATATTTCAGCTTTAATGATGATTGCTCCTTATTTAGATAAAGGTATGGAACTTACGCTTGAAGGCGAAGTTATATCTAAGCCATATATCTTAATGACTAAGCATTTGATGAAGAGTTTTGGAGTTGAGGCTGAGTGGAGTAACAATAAAGTTGTGGTTAAACCTCAAACATACAAATCTTTACAATTTAAGGTGGAAAGCGATTGGTCGGCTGCTTCGTATTGGTACGAGATACTTGCTTTGTCAGACGCGAACGCAGAGATAGAGTTGCTTGGCTTAGACGAAGATAGTTGTCAGGGAGATGCTAATGGAAGATTTTTGTTTGATAAGCTTGGGGTGAAAACTGAGTTTACCGATAGGGGAGTTCTCTTAACAAAGAAACCCACAGAGATTGATGGCTATTGTTTGGAGTACGATTTTGTTAATGAACCCGACCTCGCTCAGACTTTTGTTGTTGTTTGTTGCTTAATGAATATTCACTTTAAGTTTTCTGGCTTACAAAGTTTGAAGATTAAAGAAACTGACAGAATGAAAGCTCTTCAAAACGAAATGGCTAAGCTGGGATACTTGTTAAAAGAAGACATAAATAATGTTTTAAGCTGGGACGGTAGTAGGGTAGAGGCAGATGCTAATCCTATTATAAAGACTTACGAAGATCATCGTATGGCTATGGCTTTTGCTCCTGCTTGCTTGAAACTAAGAGAGATAAACATAGCAGAGCCTTCGGTTGTAACTAAGTCTTATCCTAAATACTGGGACGATTTACAATCGGTAGGATTTGAACTAAAACAAATAAAACAATGAGACCTCACGAAGATTCGGAAGTGTGCTGCGGAGCTCACGAAGTCTGCGAAAAAGACTTGATAATAAAGGCTGCTCAAAATCCTGTGGAATATTACGACGACGAAGAATTAGATGTCTTTATTGGGCGAACATCTGACGATTATACCGAAGAAGAAACAGCGCTCTTTTTGCACGTTCTTCATACTATGTGGGAAAGCGATGTGCCTGGCTGGACGAGAAGTCTTCAGTTAAGAGGAATAGAAATGCCCCTATCTGTAAGAGACGAGGTTCTGTTTATAATGGGGTCGTAATAGAGAATTCTTATAAAGGATAATCTTCAAAGGCGTATAAATCGGTAGATAAATATCTTTCCCCAGTGTCGGGAAGTATCGCTACTATTGTTTTTCCTTCGTTTTCTTCCTTCTTTGCCAACTGTAATGCAGCGTATAATGCAGCACCTGAAGATATTCCTGCAAGTAATCCTTCTTTCTGAGCTAACAGTCGAGATGCACGAATGGCATCGTTGTCTGTTACTTGGATAATTTGATCAACAACATCTGGGTTGTAGTTTTTAGGAATGAAACCTGCGCCTATGCCTTGTATCTTATGGGGTCCGGGTTTTCCTCCGGATAGTACTGGAGAACTTGCTGGTTCTACTGCCACTGCTATTATGTTAGGGTTATGACGTTTAAGTCCTAAAGCTGTTCCGCTTAAAGTTCCGCCTGTGCCAACACTTGCAACAAATATATCAACCTTGCCATCAGTGTCATTCCATATTTCTTCTGCTGTTTTGTTTGTGTGAACGAGAGGGTTTGCAGGGTTTTCAAACTGTTGTAGAATTACAGAGTTGGGATATTCTTTTAATAGTTCGTTAGCTTTGTTGATAGCTCCATTCATTCCTTCGCTACCGGGAGTTAAAACAAGAGTAGCACCTAATGCTTTTAGTAAGTTTCGGCGTTCAAGACTCATCGTTTCGGGCATAGTTAATATTAATTTATATCCTTTTACGGAAGAAACCCAAGCTAAGCCTATGCCAGTGTTTCCGCTTGTGGGTTCAATAATTACAGAATTGGGAACAAGAATGCCTTTGTTCTCAGCATCTTCAATCATCGACAGAGCAACACGGTCTTTAACGCTGCCTCCTGGATTAAATGATTCTAACTTTACTATAACTCTCGCTTTTAGTTGCTCCGATTTTTCTATGTTGTGTATAGCTAAAAGAGGAGTATTGCCTATAAGGGCGGTTAAATCAGAATGTATCCTTGACATATATTAATTTTAAGTTAGAGCTTTGCGAAGCTGTTCTAATGCTTGTTCTAAAATAGATCGAGCAACGCCTACGTTGATTCTCATAAAGCCTTCGCCACCTTGCCCATACATTTCGCCATCGTTTAAAGCTAAACGAGCTTTCTTTACAAAAAGTTCTATAAGCTGGTCGTGATTAAGATTTAAGCTTCTACAATCTAACCAAACAAGAAAAGAAGCCTGAGGTCGAAGAGGTTTTATTTGAGGGATATACTTTTCGCAGTAATCAATTAAAAAATCTATGTTGTTCTCTATATAGCGAAGCATTTCTTTACGCCAAGGTTCTCCTTTGCTAAAAGCTGCAATGGTTGCTATGGGGGCAAACATATTAGGGTGGCTAAACTCATTTACTGTTAGCCAATCAAAATAACGTTTGCGAATATTGTCATCAGGTACTACTGCGTAAGAGCTTACTATGCCTGCTATATTAAATGTTTTAGACGGAGCAGAAAAGGTGATGCTACAAGCGGCAGCTTCATCAGAAACAGTAGCAAAGGGGATATGTTTATTGTCCCACAGAGCCATATCGCAATGTATTTCGTCGGAAATAACAATTATATTTCGTTTATAACAAAAATCGGCTAATCGAACTAAAGTTTCTTTATCCCATGTAATCCCAGCTGGGTTGTGAGGGTTTGCGAAAATTAGCATTCTGCATTTATCGTCGGTTACAGCTTCAAGATTTTCAAAATCTATACTATACGAGCCGTCTTTGTTTTTGCGCAAAGGATTGTACACAACCTCACGTTTATTCCCTAATGTTGTAAGTTGGAATGGATTATAAACAGGAGGTTGAATGATAACTTTCTCGTCTTCTTTTACAAAAACATTAATAGCCATTCCTATACCTCTAACTATACCTGGTATATATGTAAGCCATTCTCGCTTTACGTTCCATTGGTGGTGAGATGCAATCCAGTCTATAACAGTGGGCCAATAATCTTTGGGTTCTACGGTATATCCGAATAGCGAATGATTCAACCTTTGTTGCAAAGCTTCGGTAATAAATGGGGGTGTTTCAAAGTCCATATCAGCAATCCACAAGGGTAGTAAATTTGTGTCGCCATATAGTTCTTGTAAAGATTCTAATTTTAGTGCGTCAGTGCCTTCTCTGTTTATGATTTTATCAAAACTGTAATTCTTCATCGAATACGAATATTAGTGTTCAGTATAACTTGTTTTTCTATTTCCTTAAATTGTTAGCTTGTGTATTTTTTTTCAAAAATAACGAATGCAAAGGTATGGATATTATCAGAATTAACAAATTTAATGTCTCGAAAAACTCACTGTGTTTCAAAAAAAACTGACTGAGTTTTGTATCGCATCACAGTGAGTTTTAAAGGTAAACATAGTGCGCTTTTTTTGTAACACAGTACGGTTTTTTACGTGCCTACAGTAAGTTTTATTTTTCTACCCTTCACATCTTGTAACTTATTGAGCAGTAAAGGAAAAGTGTGAAGGCAAGCATTTTGTTGTTTTCTATCTCCAAAATAAGAATTATCTTTGCGTTATGGAACTTTTTCAGTATGCTTTTTTTCAAAATGCTTTAATCGGAAGTCTGTTTACTTGCATAGCCTGCGGTATAGTGGGAAGTTATATAGTTGTTCGCCGATTGGTTTTTATTAGCGGTGGAATTACTCACGCTTCGTTTGGCGGCTTGGGTTTGGGCTTCTTTCTTGGAGTGAATCCTATAGTTTCGGCTTTGGTGTTTTCTGTGTCTTCAGCATTTGGTGTTGAGTGGCTCTCGAAAAAACAGGGGGTTAGAGAAGATTCGGCAATAGCAGCTCTGTGGGCATTAGGAATGGCTTTGGGAGTTATTTGTATTTTTCTGACACCAGGATACGCACCTAATATATCATCTTATTTATTTGGGAATATCTTAACCGTAACAAGTGCGGATATTTGGTTTATTGGTGTTTTTGCTATACTTGTATGTTTGCTTTTTGCATTGTTTTTTAAGCCTATAATGTTTACAGCTTTCGATAGAGAGTTTGCCAAAACACAAAGAGTAAAGGTAGAGCTAATCGAACATCTTATGATGGTAGCTATTGCAATTTGTATAGTGGCAAGCATAAGACTGATAGGTATAATGTTGCTGATGTCGTTGCTTACAGTTCCTCAGATGACAGCTAATCTTTTTACATCGCAGTTTAAGAATATGATTTTATATTCTATTGCAATTGGTATTTTAGGTTGTTTTGCAGGTTTGTTTTTGTCGTACTATCTTAATGTTCCTTCGGGAGCTTCTATTATATTTGTGCAAGTTATTATATTTTTTGTATGTAAAGCACTTACATTTCTTCCCTTAAAGACAATAAAACCCCGATAGTTTTGTTTAAAGTTAAGGTTATTCGAATAAAACTCAATGTCGAGATATAAATATATATACATATTAGTATTGTTGTGTGTCTTGTTTACTGCTTGTTCTTCTTCTAAAAATACAGCAGGAACACGATGGTATCATTCGTTTAACACTCGTTATAATGTTTATTTCAATGGCGATATGGCTTATCAAGAAGCATTAAAGAGCCAGATGGATAACTATAAAGAAAATTATACCGAAACTATACTAATGTATCCTGTAAGTGCTCTGCCTAAGGATAAGACACAAACAGGAGGCCCTTTCGACCGTGCTATCGAAAAGTCGGTAAAGGCAATACAAACTCATTCAATACAAACAAAACCTGAAAGAAAGGCAGGTAAAAGAAACGACCCTAAATATAAAGAATGGCTGAGTAGGGTAGAGTATAATCCTTTCCTTCATAATGCTTGGGTGCTTTTAGGTAAATCGCAATTTCACAATGGCGACTTTCTGCAAGCAGCAAGCACTTTCTCGTATGTATCGCGCATTTATAGCGGTCAGCCAGAGATAGGGTTGAATGCTAAAATATGGCAAGCTCGTTGCTATTCAGAATTGGAGTGGTTTTACGAAGCTGAAGATATATTAGAGAAACTAAAATTAGTGGAGCTTCCTAATAAACTGAAAAACTTTTACGAAACTGTTTATGCCGATCTTTTAATTAAACAAAAGAAATATAGAGAGTCTGTTCCTTATCTGCAAACAGCTATAAAGGCAGAGAAAAATAAAACTCAAAAGGCAAGAGAGAAATATTTATTAGGACAAATATACGCTTCGCTTGGGGAAAGAAATCTTGCGTACAATACCTTTGGCGAAATATCGAGTGCTTATGCTCCTTATGTATTAGAGTTTAGTGCAAAGATACGTCAGAGTGAAGTTTATAGTGGAACCGACACAACGAAAGTTACCAAAAATCTACGTAAGATGGCTAAGAGTTCTAAAAATAAGGAATACTTAGATCAACTGTATTATGCTTTGGGAAATGTTTATATGTCGGTGCCCGATACAGCAAAGGCTATTGAAAGTTACGAACTTGGAGTGGAAAAGAGCGCACAACAAGGTATAGACAAGGCATTAAATCAGATTAGGTTGGGAGATATTTATTTTGTTAAACGAGAGTTTATAAAGGCGCAACCTAATTATAGCGAATCTCTTTCGCAGCTAAAAAAAGAAGATGAGGCTTTTGCAAGAGTTTCTAAGCGTTCGGAAATCTTAGATGAATTAGTTGTTCATTTGGAAGCTATAGAACTTCAAGATAGTTTGTTGCGCTTGTCGGCAATGTCGGAAGAAGAAAAATTGAAAGTTGTAAATAATTTAATTGAAGAACTTAAAAAGAAAGAAAAAGAAGAGCAACACAATCAAGACAGAGAAAATTATCTTGCAAACCAAGAAGATGCGCGTGCAGAATTAAGTATGAACAGACCTGCTCCTCCAGGTATTTCACCTATAACTAAACCGAATGAGAGTTCTTTCTATTTTTATAATTCTCAGGTAGTAACTCAGGGTAAAAATACATTTAATCAGAAGTGGGGGCGACGAAAACTTGAAGATGATTGGCGACGCAGAAATAAATCTAATCCGATGTTAGACCCATTGGCAGAAGAGGAAAATACAACTATAGAATCGGAAGAGGAAATTATTGAAGAAGAAATAGAATTAGATGAAAATGGAGAGCCTATAATTCCTGTAGAAGAAGAGATTGGCAATACGGAAGACGTTGCTGTAGAGTTGTCTACCGATCCTCACGACCCTCAATATTACCTACAACAGATACCCACTACAGAAGAAGAGATTGAAGCTTCGAATGCAATAATAGCTGGAGGGTTATACAATGCAGCCGTAATATATAAAGAAAAGCTTGAGGATATACCTTTGGCTTTGGAAACTTTTGCAGAGCTTGATAGACGTTTCCCTAATAATGAACAGAGTTTAGATGCTTATTATCACACATATCTTATATATTTAAGAGATAATAATGTGGCTATGTCGGAAATGTATAAACAGAAAATAATAGCAAATTTCCCTGAAAGTGAATTGGCAATAGCTATGTCGGACTCCGAATATGAGCAAAACTTAAGAATGCTTTATACTCTTCCTGAATCTTTATACCAAGAAACATTTGAGGCTTATCAAAATGGTAACGTAAATACTGTTCGTAGTAACTACAACTTGATGAATACTAAGTATAATCAGTCGGCTCTTATGCCTAAGTTTATTTTCTTAAACGCATTAAGTTATGTTCAAACCAACGATGCTAATGAGTTTAAGGAACAGCTTAAAGATTTGATAACTCGTTATCCTGATGCTGATGTGTCGGTATTGGCAGCCGAAATAATGAAAGGCTTTCAACGTGGACTTGTGCTTTCGGCTTCTGGGGGGAATATGTTAAGGGGTAGTTTGTTTAATATGCGTTTCGGATTAAACGAAGATGGCGAATTAATAGAAGATGTGTCGAATATTGTTTTTTCTACTGCAACAGAAACTCCTTATGAGTTGTTGATATTATACCCACAAGGAAGTCTCAATGATAATATGTTGCTTTACTCGGTGGCAAATTTCAACATTAGTAACTTCTTGGTAAATGATTTCGATTTAGAAAAAAGTGAAACGGGAGATATAGGAATGTTGCAAATAAAAGGATTTGCAAATTATAGAGAGATACACCAATATTTAGAGATGATATATGCTTCTGGAGGTTATGCCGGAGAATTAGCTCAGGCTGCAATCGTAGTTCCTATTTCGGTAGAAAACTATGGCATACTTATGAAAGGGAAGAATATAGAAGAATATATGGACTTCTTTATAGAAAACTTTGAAAAAGATAATGAAGACCTGATAGATAGATGGTTGTTGAAACAAGAACAAGAATTAGAAGGCGATAAGATGTCTGATGTTGAAGAGGTAACTGATTACGCAACAGAGGAAATGAAAGAAGTTGTGGAGGAGGAAGAAAAAGAAGAGATTGTAGAAGAAGCATCTGAAAGTGTTATTGTTGAAAACAAAACTGACGAATTAGAGCAGCAACAGGTAGACAGCAAAACTGAAGAAAAGGTTGATGAGGTTGTTGCAGAAGAATCTAATGATTTATTAGACCAGTCGACTGAAACTTTGAATAAAGTAAATGAAGCGGTAGATGAAATAATGAACGACCCTATTAGAGGAATAGGCAATATATTCAAAAAGAAAAAATCTAACGCAATAGATGAGTATGCTAAAGAACAAGAGAAATTGGATAAAGAGAGAAAGAAACAATTAGAAAAACAAAAGAAAGAAGAAGAGAAGGCTTTGCGCGAATTAGAAAAGCAAAAACAAAAAGAGGAAAAGGAACAAGCTAAAATTCTTGAAAAAGAAAACAAAATAAAAGAACAAGAGCTGGCTAAAAAGCAAAAAGAAGAACAGATGGCAAAAGAAGAAGAGAGAAAGCGCATAGAGCAAGAGGAAAAAGAGGCTCTTAGGCTTAGAGAGTTGGAGAAAGAAAAAGAAAAAGAACGAGTGAAAAAGGAGAGAGAAGATGTTAAGCTTCAAAGAGAATTAGAAAAACAGCAGATAAGAGAAGAGCGTGAAAGGCAAAAACTTGAAGCTAAACAACGTAGAGAAGAATTGAAACAGCAACGTGAATTAGAAAAAGAAGCAGCTAAACAACGTAGAATACAAGAAAAGTTAGATATGCAACAGCGTAGGGAAGCGGAAAAGCAAGCTAAACAAAAAAATAAATAATATTATGAAGAGAGATAAAGTACTATGGGCCGACGATGAAATGGATTTATTAAAACCTCACGTATTATTCCTTACCGATAAAGGTTATGATATTGTTACCGTTTGTAGTGGTCAAGATGCTTTAGACTCTATAAAGGAAGATTCTTTCGACTTAGTATTTCTTGATGAGAATATGCCTGGGTTGAGCGGTCTTGAAACTCTTTCTAAAATAAAAGAGATAAATCCCGATATTCCTGTTATTATGATAACAAAGAGCGAAGATGAAGGGATTATGAATCAAGCTATAGGAAGTAAAATAGCTGACTATCTTATAAAACCAGTTAACCCCAACCAGATACTTCTATCTATCAAAAAGAATCTTCATAAAAATCAAATTATAACACAAACAACTACTTCGGGTTATCAGCAAGAGTTTACTAAACTAAGTATGCAGATAAATGATTCTTCATCTGTTGAAGACTGGAAAGAGGTTTACAAAAAATTAGTTTATTGGGACTTAGAGCTGGAAGAGTCTCAAACAGGAATGACAGAATTACTACACGCTCAAAAACAAGACGCAAATAGTTTATTCTCTAAATTTATTAAAAAGAATTACGAGGGCTGGATTAAGGATTATGACGATACTCGTCCTGTTATGAGCCCTGATGTATTCAAAACAAAAGTATTTCCGTTGTTAGATAATGGAGAGAAAGTATTCTTTGTGCTTATAGATAACTTTCGTTTAGATCAATGGCGAGAAGTTAAAGATATGCTATCAGAGTTTTTTACCTTTAACGAAGATTTGTATTTCTCTATTTTGCCTACAGCTACTCAGTATGCTCGTAATTCTATCTTCTCGGGGCTTATGCCTTTGCAAATAGAAGAGATGTTCCCCGATTTGTGGGTCGATGAAGAGTCGGAAGAAGGTAAAAATCTTAATGAGGCTCCTTTAATTCAAACACATATTGATAGATATAGAAAGAAATATAGCTTTTCTTATCATAAGATAAATGAAACAAGCTACGGAGAAAGGCTTGTGCAAAACTTCTCTCAATTAGATAATTATCAACTGAATGTTATTGTACTTAACTTTGTGGATATGTTGTCGCACGCTCGTACTGAATCTAAAATGGTAAGAGAACTTGCTTCTTCAGAGGCGGCTTATCGCTCTCTTACTCGTTCGTGGTTTAAGCATTCATCGGCTATGGAATTGTTCAGAAAGATTTCAGAAAAAGGAGCAAAGATTATTTTAACAACAGACCACGGTACTATCAGAGTCCAAAATCCTATTAAGGTGGTAGGGGATAAGAATACGAATACCAACCTTAGATATAAATTAGGAAAGAATTTATCTTATAATCCTAAAGATGTTTATGAAATATCAAACCCTCAGAAGTTTGGTTTGCCAACTCCCAATGTAAGCACTAAGTATATCTTTGCTATGAACGATAGCTTTTTTGCTTACCCTAATAATTACAACTACTATGTATCTTATTATAAAGATACGTTCCAGCACGGAGGCATCTCAATGGAAGAAATGATGATACCTTTGATTACTTTAGAGCCGAAAGAATAATCAGCTAATGAACAAAGTTAGCGGAGTTGATGTTCCTATATAAGACAATGATCTTATAAAGGATTATTCTTATTATTAATCAATAAATTTTATTATTATGTGGAGTTGGATTATTTACATTTTAATTGGAGCTGCTGCGGGTTGGGTTGCAGGAATGTTAACTAAAGGTGGAGGCTTTGGATTTCTTATTAATGCCTTAATAGGTATTGTTGGAGGAGTTCTTGGAGGCTGGGTGTTTGGACTTTTTGGTTTAAGTAGTACGGGGAATTGGGGTAGTTTTATTACTTCAATTATAGGAGCAGTACTACTTCTATGGATAATTTCATTGTTCAAGAAAAAGTAAACAGAAAAACAAAAGTCGTAAAGGATAGCTCTTTTACGACTTTTTTATTTTAATTCAAAACCTGATAACGATTGCTCCCCTTATAACTTACACCATAAGTTCTTAATGTATGCTTGGATATTCCTTTTGTTGGAACACCTTTCCCATAGCCAAGTTCGTAAAGCTCGCCACACTGTGGGCAAGTAGCACAACCTACATCGTCGGGGATAATTCTTACTAACTTAGAAGAGTCTGCCATTTCTACGGGGCAAGCTAAATCATAAGCATATATATTGATACCTCCTGTAGTAAAACCATTGATTACTAATATACCTCCAAAGCCAATTCTATCGGAAGCGTCTCTGGGTTCGGTGAAAGTCTTAGCCGCTAAAGTAGGAATCAAATCACTATCTCTATCACTTAAATAGAGTGTTAGTTTAACTGGTCTATAAGGGATAGGCGATTGACCTTCTTCATCGCACGATGTAAAGAAAGTTACAGAGCATATAATGCACAACAACAAAACCTTAGGGTATTTCATAAACTAACAACAGAAAGATTTGTATGAACTCTTAGAAACTGTTTAAATTTTAGTTATTCTAATTTTTAGAACTATTTTTCGTCTGATTAGCCGTTTTTAGAAGCGATAATAGCGGGCTATTTGAGCTGAGAAAAGCAATAATCATACTAAAAAGAGACTAAAAATGAATAAAGAAGTTATTTTATGGTTTGATATTATTTTTCGTCTAAAATTTAAACAGTTTCTTAATTCAAAAGGGCTTCTATTGCTCTATTCTTTTCTCCGAAATCAAATTCGTTTATAATACGCTCTTTCATTTCTTCGATTTTATCATTGCATAAGTTGCCAATGCTGCCTTCGTGAGTGTGATTAACCGAACAGTCGGTTGTGAAGTTTCCTGCTTCTACTTCCAATCCTACTTGTTTGTAAGCATCTCTGAAAGGAACTCCTTGAAGAACTAATTCGTTTACTTTTTCCACACTGAACAACAAAGAATATTTATCGTCTGACAAAATGTTTTCGTTTACTTTTAACGATTGCATCATAAGAGTTGTCATAGTAATACAATCATTAAGCTCGTCGAAAGAAGGAATAAATAATTCTTTTGTTATTTGTAAATCGCGGAAATATCCAGAAGGAAGATTGTTTATAATCAATGATATTTGTTGAGGAATACTTTGTATTGCATTGCATTTAGCACGAGTAAGCTCAAATACGTCTGGGTTTTTCTTGTGAGGCATAATGCTCGAGCCAGTCGTAAACTCATCAGGCAATTTAATAAATCCGAAGTTCTGACTATTATACAAACAAGCATCGTAAGCTAACTTAGAAAGAGTTCCCGCTATGCCAGCTAAAGCAAAACCAACGGTGCGTTCTAACTTGCCTCTTCCCATTTGAGCATACACAACATTGTAGTTCATCGATTGAAAACCCAATAAATCAGTAGTCATCTGACGATTTAATGGGAATGAAGAACCATAGCCTGCTGCCGATCCCAAAGGATTGCGATTACATATTTTATATGCCGCTTGCAACAACTGCAAATCATCGGTTAGGCTTTCGGCGTACGCTCCAAACCACAAACCAAAAGACGAAGGCATAGCTATTTGTAAGTGAGTATATCCTGGTAGTAAAACGTCTTTATAGCGATTGCTTTGGCTTAGTAAAACATCTATAAGGTTAGATACATTGTGAACTAAAGTTTCTATAGCTTCACGAGTAAAGAGTTTTAGGTCTAACAACACTTGGTCGTTGCGAGATCGTCCGCTGTGGATTTTCTTTCCTACATCGCCAAGTTTACGAGTAAGCATTAGTTCTACTTGCGAATGAACATCTTCCACTCCTTCTTCTATTACGAACTCTCCCGTTTCGGCAAGTTTGTAAATGTTTTTTAGTTCTTCAAGAATGCTTTTTAATTCATCGTTTGATAAAAGACCTATACTTTCTAACATAGTTGTATGAGCCATAGAGCCCAGAATGTCAGACTTAGCTAAGTATATGTCCATTTCGCGATCTTTACCAACGGTAAATCTTTCAACTTCTTTATCTACCTGAATGTTTTTTTGCCAAAGTTTCATATTGTTAAATATTGCAGTAAGGAATAGCTGCTAAAACATCAGCTATCTTATTTATACCTTCTTGTAAAGGTTTAGACAACATAGGTTTAAGGAAAGGATTTAAGTCTGCCTTTACTGTTAGTTTCATCTTTGTTTCCTCAGAAGACGATTCAACTAACTGTATCCACATAAACACATCAAAAGGAGCTTTGTCTGCCTTGAATTTTATTGTTTTAGGAAATTCCCTTTCTATTATGGTAAACTTTATGTTTCCAGCCGGACTTACAGAGAACGAACAAGAATCTTTATCGAAAGAGAAATCTTGAACTTTATCTTTAGGAAGTTTATCTTTTACATTTTCAAGATAACTCATATCCGACAAAACCTCAAAAACTCTCTCTTGATTGTGTGGGATTGTTTTAATCTCACTTTGAAAATCTGTATTCATTATTATTTTATTTTACTCCCCAGTTAGCAGGGTCTTTTCTCCACTCTTGTAGGGTTTTAATCTCCGACTCGTCTATGTATTTAGTGCTTAAAGCTTCATCAAGTATAGCGTCGTAATTACTTAAAGTAGTC comes from Dysgonomonadaceae bacterium PH5-43 and encodes:
- a CDS encoding argininosuccinate lyase (product_source=KO:K01755; cath_funfam=1.10.275.10,1.10.40.30,1.20.200.10; cog=COG0165; ko=KO:K01755; pfam=PF00206; superfamily=48557; tigrfam=TIGR00838) — encoded protein: MKLWQKNIQVDKEVERFTVGKDREMDIYLAKSDILGSMAHTTMLESIGLLSNDELKSILEELKNIYKLAETGEFVIEEGVEDVHSQVELMLTRKLGDVGKKIHSGRSRNDQVLLDLKLFTREAIETLVHNVSNLIDVLLSQSNRYKDVLLPGYTHLQIAMPSSFGLWFGAYAESLTDDLQLLQAAYKICNRNPLGSAAGYGSSFPLNRQMTTDLLGFQSMNYNVVYAQMGRGKLERTVGFALAGIAGTLSKLAYDACLYNSQNFGFIKLPDEFTTGSSIMPHKKNPDVFELTRAKCNAIQSIPQQISLIINNLPSGYFRDLQITKELFIPSFDELNDCITMTTLMMQSLKVNENILSDDKYSLLFSVEKVNELVLQGVPFRDAYKQVGLEVEAGNFTTDCSVNHTHEGSIGNLCNDKIEEMKERIINEFDFGEKNRAIEALLN
- a CDS encoding carbon monoxide dehydrogenase subunit G (product_source=COG3427; cath_funfam=3.15.20.10; cog=COG3427; superfamily=55961), encoding MNTDFQSEIKTIPHNQERVFEVLSDMSYLENVKDKLPKDKVQDFSFDKDSCSFSVSPAGNIKFTIIEREFPKTIKFKADKAPFDVFMWIQLVESSSEETKMKLTVKADLNPFLKPMLSKPLQEGINKIADVLAAIPYCNI